The Buchnera aphidicola str. APS (Acyrthosiphon pisum) genome has a segment encoding these proteins:
- a CDS encoding argininosuccinate synthase, which translates to MIRKKNNKVVLAYSGGLDTSAIIPWLKENYNFEVVAFVADIGQSKKDLNGIEKKSLESGASSCHVFDLKEEFIENYVYPVLKTGALYEGSYLLGTAMARPIIAKKQVELALNIGANSLCHGATGKGNDQVRFEMAYAALAPNLNVIAPWREWNLNSRESLLKYLDKKNISTTATLEKIYSKDENSWHISTEGGLLENPWNQSNEDCWSWTVNPEDAPEKPEYVSLQLKEGCVVSVNNQKLNPLKCVEELNSLGAKHGIGRIDIIENRLIGMKSRGCYETPGGTIIMTAIKAIEQLVLDRESFRWREKIGLEMSSIVYDGRWFSPIRKSLQAAADSLSLEITGEVILKLYKGSVTAVQKKSPNSLYSEEYATFGEDKVYKQSDADGFIRLFSLSSKIRAQNMLK; encoded by the coding sequence GACATAGGACAATCAAAAAAAGATTTAAATGGAATTGAAAAAAAATCTTTAGAATCTGGCGCATCTAGTTGTCATGTTTTTGATTTAAAAGAAGAATTTATAGAAAATTATGTCTATCCTGTACTAAAAACTGGAGCTTTATATGAAGGCAGTTATTTGTTAGGAACAGCAATGGCCAGACCTATTATTGCAAAGAAACAAGTAGAACTCGCATTGAATATTGGAGCAAATTCACTATGTCATGGTGCTACTGGGAAAGGAAATGACCAAGTACGTTTTGAAATGGCTTATGCCGCTTTAGCTCCGAATTTAAATGTAATTGCACCGTGGCGGGAATGGAATCTTAATTCACGAGAATCATTATTAAAATATTTAGATAAAAAAAACATCTCTACAACAGCAACATTAGAAAAAATATATAGTAAAGATGAAAATTCCTGGCATATTTCAACTGAAGGAGGTTTGCTAGAAAATCCTTGGAATCAATCTAATGAAGATTGTTGGAGCTGGACGGTTAATCCTGAGGATGCTCCAGAAAAACCGGAATATGTTTCATTGCAATTAAAAGAAGGCTGCGTAGTATCCGTTAACAATCAAAAATTAAATCCGTTAAAATGTGTAGAAGAATTAAATAGTTTAGGTGCTAAACATGGAATTGGTAGAATTGATATTATTGAAAATAGATTAATTGGAATGAAATCTAGGGGATGTTATGAAACACCTGGAGGTACTATTATTATGACAGCTATAAAAGCCATCGAACAGTTAGTTTTAGATCGTGAAAGTTTTCGATGGAGGGAAAAAATAGGTTTAGAAATGTCATCTATTGTTTATGACGGACGTTGGTTTTCTCCAATACGTAAATCTTTACAAGCCGCTGCTGATTCATTGTCTTTGGAAATAACTGGAGAAGTAATATTAAAATTATATAAAGGCTCTGTCACAGCTGTTCAGAAAAAATCTCCTAATTCCTTATATTCTGAAGAATATGCCACTTTTGGTGAGGATAAAGTGTATAAGCAATCTGATGCAGATGGTTTTATTCGTCTTTTTTCTCTTTCTTCAAAGATACGAGCACAAAATATGTTGAAGTAG